One Chryseobacterium sp. StRB126 genomic region harbors:
- a CDS encoding Pycsar system effector family protein, with amino-acid sequence MNILDNAKNYVEILFKDKLSSVYFYHNFIHTAYTVNKAEEIMKHTPVSEEDQEKVLVALWFHDTGYIECAMNHEERGVEIMKNFLHQENYPESYISDVEKLILATKITYVPQNLLEKIVKDADFSHFAGHDYNDISDALRKEWELTNVRCFSNEEWNAGNLDMLKNKHTFYTDYAKENWEPLKKKNIKKIEKKLGKEEEKKENTDTKSDNKKDKEKSDRSVDTLFRVTLNNHTRLSDIADSKANILLSVNAIIISVCLSVLVPKLDAPKNSHLILPSFILLLSSVLTIIFAILSTKPNVTKTTFTNQDVSNRKVNLLFFGNFQQMLFDDYHNAMRDLIKDRDYIYDSMVKDLYYLGKVLDRKYKLLSITYKIFMAGIIISVLSFGYAFLSL; translated from the coding sequence ATGAACATTCTAGACAACGCTAAAAATTATGTTGAAATCTTATTCAAAGATAAGTTATCTTCAGTATATTTTTATCATAATTTTATTCATACTGCCTATACGGTGAATAAAGCCGAGGAGATTATGAAGCATACCCCTGTTTCTGAAGAAGATCAGGAAAAAGTTCTTGTGGCCTTATGGTTTCATGATACAGGATATATAGAATGTGCCATGAACCATGAAGAAAGGGGAGTAGAGATTATGAAGAACTTTCTTCATCAGGAAAATTATCCGGAAAGCTATATCTCAGATGTGGAGAAACTGATTCTGGCGACTAAAATTACCTATGTTCCTCAGAATTTACTGGAGAAAATTGTAAAAGATGCTGACTTCAGCCATTTTGCCGGTCATGATTACAATGATATTTCTGATGCGTTAAGAAAAGAATGGGAACTTACCAATGTAAGATGCTTCTCTAATGAAGAATGGAATGCGGGAAATCTGGATATGCTTAAAAACAAGCATACTTTTTATACCGATTATGCTAAAGAAAATTGGGAACCTTTAAAAAAGAAAAATATCAAGAAGATCGAGAAGAAGCTGGGAAAAGAAGAAGAGAAAAAAGAGAATACGGATACTAAATCTGATAACAAAAAAGATAAAGAAAAATCAGACAGAAGTGTGGATACCTTATTCAGGGTAACGCTGAACAACCATACAAGACTAAGTGATATTGCAGACAGTAAAGCGAATATCCTGCTGTCTGTAAATGCGATTATTATTTCCGTGTGTCTTTCGGTACTGGTGCCAAAGCTGGATGCTCCTAAAAACTCTCACCTGATCTTGCCGAGTTTTATATTGCTATTATCCAGTGTTCTCACCATTATATTTGCGATTCTGTCTACAAAGCCAAATGTAACGAAGACTACGTTTACCAATCAGGATGTTTCCAACAGAAAAGTGAATCTACTGTTCTTCGGGAATTTTCAGCAGATGTTGTTTGATGATTATCATAATGCAATGAGAGATCTCATCAAAGACAGGGATTATATTTATGATTCTATGGTGAAGGATCTGTATTATCTTGGAAAGGTGCTAGACAGAAAGTATAAGCTTTTATCCATTACTTATAAGATATTTATGGCAGGAATTATTATTTCCGTTTTATCTTTTGGGTACGCA